One window from the genome of Raphanus sativus cultivar WK10039 unplaced genomic scaffold, ASM80110v3 Scaffold3712, whole genome shotgun sequence encodes:
- the LOC108833423 gene encoding V-type proton ATPase subunit a3-like isoform X2 produces the protein MRERDCESDLVTAETRGGGGCCPLMDLMRSEPMQLVQVIVPMESAHLTVSYLGNLGLVKFKDLNSENSPFQRTYAAQINVESWKLNLSKSMLIMTSCSALTMNLLSTSSFFKRLVNFLRQPIEVLLLNRVR, from the exons ATGAGAGAAAGAGATTGCGAATCCGATCTCGTCACGGCGGAGACtcgcggtggtggtggttgctGTCCGCTGATGGATCTGATGCGCTCGGAGCCGATGCAGCTCGTTCAGGTCATTGTTCCTATGGAATCTGCTCATCTTACCGTCTCTTATCTCGGCAATCTCGGCCTCGTCAAGTTCAAAGAC CTGAATTCTGAGAATAGCCCATTTCAACGGACTTATGCTGCTCAG ATCAATGTGGAGAGCTGGAAGCTGAACTTGTCGAAATCAATGCTAATAATGACAAGCTGCAGCGCTCTTACAATGAACTTGTTGAGTACAAGCTCGTTCTTCAAAAG GCTGGTGAATTTTTTGCGTCAGCCCATAGAAGTGCTACTGCTCAACAGAGTGAGATAG
- the LOC108833423 gene encoding uncharacterized protein LOC108833423 isoform X1, with protein sequence MRERDCESDLVTAETRGGGGCCPLMDLMRSEPMQLVQVIVPMESAHLTVSYLGNLGLVKFKDLNSENSPFQRTYAAQVTLYKCNVLWKKVCVDIFCSHLLILCYMKINVESWKLNLSKSMLIMTSCSALTMNLLSTSSFFKRLVNFLRQPIEVLLLNRVR encoded by the exons ATGAGAGAAAGAGATTGCGAATCCGATCTCGTCACGGCGGAGACtcgcggtggtggtggttgctGTCCGCTGATGGATCTGATGCGCTCGGAGCCGATGCAGCTCGTTCAGGTCATTGTTCCTATGGAATCTGCTCATCTTACCGTCTCTTATCTCGGCAATCTCGGCCTCGTCAAGTTCAAAGAC CTGAATTCTGAGAATAGCCCATTTCAACGGACTTATGCTGCTCAGGTAACTTTATATAAGTGTAATGTATTGTGGAAGAAAGTGTGTGTGGATATCTTTTGCTCCCATTTGTTGATATTATGTTATATGAAGATCAATGTGGAGAGCTGGAAGCTGAACTTGTCGAAATCAATGCTAATAATGACAAGCTGCAGCGCTCTTACAATGAACTTGTTGAGTACAAGCTCGTTCTTCAAAAG GCTGGTGAATTTTTTGCGTCAGCCCATAGAAGTGCTACTGCTCAACAGAGTGAGATAG